The segment ctgATTACGAAGATGACtgtttattatatttcctATGACCtaaattagattcaaaatatgattttactGAGGATCAGCAGGGTGACTTGACCCCATACATCCTAAAAAAACAacgaagaacaaaaaatatcattttgaaacagagagaaaaatcagTCTGTCAGTTCAGGATTCTGATAAAAACATTAACGTTGAATACATTCGAGCTCTAGTCCTTACAAAGATTCtgtgaaaaattgttccaCAAACGATAGCATGTaactatgaattatttttagctacCCAATGGCAAATTGGTAAAGCACGTGTAAAATActtaagttattttaatttttgtaaactctgttttctttactttttttattattttcacgtCATCATTTTTTGGTACATATTCGTGTGTGAAGCTGGTACAAGGAAATTAAGAACCCAGGACCCTCACAATCAAAGAGTTTTAAGcttcagaattaatttaatttgtttcgatgcagtttttaaaaaaattcctttattTTATAGAACGAAAATTGTTTGACATCAATCCCCCTAAACACATTAACAATCCCCAGGTGATTGTAACAAGTATTATGACTTGAAAGCTCTGTTCGGGCACTGTTACACTGACAAAATGGGTCAAGGAGTCGCAATCTTTTCGGCCGTGACCTGTTCAACAAATCGACATCATGCATTGTTGTTAGAAAACATCTCTCTCAATGTCGACTCACTCCATTTTTACCCCCTAATTGCATACGTTCACCCACTTGAGAAACTGCGAACTAACAGACTTACTTTTGCcagtggtttaaaaaaaattcattattttgggtagtaaattacataaattatatcttttgatttttgctctttgttgCAGAAAGCTCAAAACATGGTGATACCAGGTCAAAGAACGCATGCTAAGCGTAATACAAAATCcaaaaaacttttaactcCACCTTCAAGTGAATTGCAAAGGAAAGGCTCAGTTGGCTCCagtaagtaaaaattattgaagcgttttttgtcagtttaattattagtgaatttgtaacaatttaagagtaatgcaaaatTGTCTTGTGAATATATATGTGTACACTTGAGCCATCCATTCCtataaaaaactttatttttaagtggTCTTGTTTTCAATTCATATGTATAtgatatgatatttaattttagctgctCTGTTGTTAAtgattgttaatattttcagttacATACAGCAAGACAAGACTGTTAACTAACAACAGGCATTTAGCACTTCagctaaataaaaagagagttGAAGTGCATCGTTTGAGAGAAGCTAATCAAAAGCTGTCAAGATCATTTGAGGCGTCCAAACGTGCCTTCCGAAATCTTGCTGAGAAATACAACAATTCCGTGAAACTGCTGAGAAAAGTGCAGCAAATGGCTCCTAAAGTGCAACAAGATATTTGTAAAGCTATGAGCAAATACGAGAAAGTGTTCTCTCCGGTCGAGGAATTTGACCTTGAAAACTTGGAGAACTTTAGTTTTCTTGACAACTTGGATCTCACTGATGATATCACCCACAAACCAAAATTGAGGCCTTTTTGTCACAAGCGGGCTGCAGGTAATTTAATCCGATTTTATCCACCGAGTTGAAATACTAATCCCCTTTACAGTGCACAGGGTTCGGCCAATGAAATTTGGACTTGTTCTTGGTAATCCAGTTGTGTCGTTGCATCGTCTACAGGCACCTTCAGATTCGTTGGGGGATATAGAAGAGTACTCTTCGGAATCTGAAAATGACATTCAAGATGAGACAGCGGCAGTGGAACCAGATCCTACTGCAAGATGTGCCCGGCCTGGTCCAAATCGTCGCTCTTCTATGACAACTGCCAGGATCTCACCTAGCAAGAAGATCGCTGAACTGACTTTGTCTGTCCCTGTCTTGCAGGTGAATAGTAATTtaacttaaagaggaatgatagtgaatttccccgcaaaatcctttaacacactTACAGATTAGGTCCTATGGTtaatttacagttaaaaaaatacataggcagcactgtacatttttgagaaaattggcctcaaagttagcattgttttTAATGCAGAGTTTgtgcaatcgcgattttcactgaaattcTGCATTTCTCCAAAAAAGACTCTGGCTGTCAGATAGATCTCaatgagaggattccaaatcatgtgagaaaacatagtcTATCACTGTAAATTTCGTAGAAGATTAGCAAAAAATCTGATTAGTCAGCGCTCCTGGCCAACAAAGGGGGGTCGTTTCACGCTGTCGCTTCTTGTTGTAGTATTACTAAAGGCGGCCGGCGCGCAACTTAACTTCACTCAATTATCattataattatgtttccactgtcagaaaaatttgaaattttcgcacatggtaaacaatgaatctgtccttaaaaatcttgatttttattgaaataaaaaatttcttcatatTATACACAGTATCTGATAGCCATAAGAGTTTGCCTCTTAAAATCatatatgaattattaaaatgaaaaagatatttttctgagatgattcttgaataaattttgggtattttgatttttctctaaaaaaatttaaggttCTGTAACGGCCAGCTGGAAATTGTTGTTGCTAATACTATCACCAGTGTAgtgatgtaaaatatataatatctaTTTATGAAGAAATATTTCAGGCTAAGATGTTCTGATCAACTTAGCATTTTCATAATCGATTCAGACAGACTTATGCCTTTTTGTCTTGTATGATCGTGTTTAGCCTGATTGTATTAGAATTTAATGTGTGCTCAACTGTAATTTAGCTGTACTAAATCTGTCGTTTTTCTCTTACTCTAAGATGCTtcatttcttatattttttcgTAACTATGGagtaaaatcatgatttatcaaacgataaacttaaatttattctgtgGATATTATTTCGAACTAAGAATACAATAATAATCTTTGTCTCGTTGAAGCGTTGAAAAAGTTAAACTGTGTTTGCGATCACAAGAGAAGTGTGTCAAGACTAAATTTCAGGATAATGTGATTATTAGGTTGGGATATCATTCTGTTCTTCtatgtaacaaaatattgagtGATTAGTCCTTTTGTTCTAGTTAAACTGGCTCTAAGTATCAATGTTTTATCTTTTCAGCCAATGGACTCAACTAGCGCTACTTCATCCAAGAGAATAAGACTGGAGCAGACAAGTACAGTATttagggaaatttaattaaggtcaatttattttttctattttgtatGTAGGACCAAATTCAACATTTGGAGGAGGTGTTGGGAACAATTCTACGCAACTGACAACACCATGTCGTGTAATGGTTGAACATCTCAGTGAAGATCACTTCAGATTGAATGGATCTCCTTTGCTCTGTTCTCAACATATAGGTCTTCCAATGTTACAATCAACTCCCTCTAATGCCACACACAAACGTCGCGCTAACCATAGTGTTGATGAGAGAAGAACCGAGAGAAAGGTCACTGATGAAGAACTGATCCGAGCTTTCACTCCTATGCAGGTGAAAATCAACCTAGAGCCACTAAATTTAGATTCATCATTAGGCACACATGCAACAATACAGAGGAAACGGCAAAGGAAGCTTACTCCTTGTGTGtctaaaaattttgacagCAGCAGTGGTGCGGAGACCATGAAAGCTGCAAGAACCAATGGATCACTGACAACTGATGAGGATTCAGAGAAGCTACATTTGAAAAAGAAGGCTGTGAAAAGGGCCAAAAATGGTTCAAATCATCTGACAGTTAAAATAAGGGCCAACAAACCATTCGACAAGAAAAAGTGCAGCATTGAGCAGGAAGAGTTGGAGCTGCCTGTAACCTCGCGAAACATCACCAAAAGGCGAGGAAAAAGAAATGCGGAACTTGCATTAAACAACAGTAGTCAGAACAATGGAAATTCCAAGGAGATTGACAGAGAAGATCATCTGCATGCGGACGAAGAAGCTACTAAACAGGACCAAATTTCGAAGAAAACATTTGAGCCACAGCAACCAGAGGATAGCGCTGCTTTTGAGAGGGAAGATAAGCAGATAGAGCGTACTCAACAAGCCAGCAAAGCTTTTGCAACTATAGAAAAGCAGTCTGCTCCCATGCAAAAACCTCGACCTCGTAAACCTTGTCCCAAAAGCAAGAAACCAAGCAATTCTGACTACAAGAAGATGTCGGCCAGGATACCTGTGGCAGAAATGGAAGACAAACAAGTTGATGAAGCAAGATGTGAAGGTGGATCCAAGGATAAAGTTCCGCGAAGTATGACTGACCATTCCAAGCCAAAATCAAACGTAGCTTGTCCTAAAAGCAAGAAGGTTCAGGACGAAAAGGAGACTGATGACACTACCAATAAAGGTAGTTCTTCTGACAAAATTATAACCCTTAAAAGTTCTGAAGAGCAGCTGATGAATAAACCGAACGTGCGAAACCTTAAGATCAAGAAGACTATCAATTTAGAGGCGAAGACAGCCATAGCGCCTGTCGCATTGAAGGAGGCCCCAATTAGCGAGCCTCATGCACCCATGGTCACCGCTAAGCCAAAAACCTGCAAGCCTATGCCACtgtctaaaaaaatacagcttgGTATAGTTGTGAGTGACGATCTTATCATTGATTCTGAAATGGTGCACTCAGTAAACAATATAAAACAAGAGCCCAACACCAGCAGTACTGGCGACCAAAATGATTACATGAAGAAATTCTACCAGCGTTTATCCCTCGAAGATCCCCTTGAAGGCACTAGTCGGCAGCATGTCTACAAAATGACTCAACTGCCCAACATGGAAAAGAAGAGGTCACTGCGACATCACAACGAAAGCGTCAGCTACTCTGAGTCGCCATTGACTGAAAAATCTGAAGATGATGAAACTTGGTACCCAAGCAAAAAAAACTTCAAGAAATAAGAGACAATTCTACCTGAAGTACCTGTTGTTAGATAAAACATAAGAAAATACAACCCAAAAGTGCttgaacaatatttaaaataatgagacTTGTAAGTTAGTCGATATTCTTTCTCTTGTCATTGTTGCCGAACGTTACAAAAGCCAATAAAGTGTTGCTATCCTCATcacagttaattaattaaaaattgattcgtcTTGGTAGCATTGaaattgcgcatagctcaATAACCTAACGCGAGTTTCCTtcgttgcaagaaaagggcaacaaacaatttgacaatgaaaatttgggtgttgaGCAATGCACAATTTCCGCGCAACCAGGGCAGTAATGTTCTTGTCTTCAATCAGTAATAAATCTTAAGGAAATGGGTATACTGGGCAAGTGAAACAAAGTATTATTCGgaattgtaagaaaattttgcatcttaagtatattacttttttgtttccatGCCTGGTAATTAATGCACATGGGTCAGCCAGGTGTTAAGTTCTGGCGAGgggttttaaattgaaacattatCAGGCTCCTTTCATATCTTCTGGTCCAGCAAGTGGCGCTACACAATGATTTGAACATGAAAACTTGGAGAGTTGCGGGGTCGATACAGCGTTTATGGTGCCTGGAGCCCACTGTTGTTAAcagtggcagcagcagcagcatcgcTTTTTATATCGCGTTCACCCCTTGTGCAATTATCGAGGATACAAAGTGCGTGTCGTTCGTGAGCGtttgataaatttacaaaGAGATAATGCGAACAGCGTGGAAGCgggataaaaaattttccgCTCGTGGGTTTTCGCAGCCAAAATTATTGACATGCCCCCAATTTGGCATAAAAGCGCGAGTGCTTTTTCCcgtataaaaaattgctgcagCTTGCTGCTGACAGTTTGTGCGGTCATAGAGCACACAGCGGTCGAGTCCAAAGAGCAGGCCGAAAAGAAATTGGTCGAATCGAGCGTTGACCCCCCCTTTGTACCGCCACGTCCTTGATTGTTCCGGTCGTCAGAAGATGAAATGAGGAGATTCCTTTCACACACAGCCACCTGGTGGTGTTGCGGAGgagaaactttaaattttatttattgtataaaCACAGGGAACGAACGGCTGGCTTAAATCAGGGCATAAtatgataaattatatttgtattgCATCTTGCTGCTTTAATGAGGTAACTCAATGCTGCGGCTGTGGCTGTACTAAACTGTACTACTAAAAGATTGAATGCCGCGCGCTGCATTTCCTGTGTTTAGGGTGACGGCGGGTGTTAGCTGCGCTGACGCTGACTAAACTTACTTACAGTGAGCTATCTTTGACAACAAAGCCCTTTTAAGTATAGAGGGTactcaatatttttacttggaTTTAAatctagagaaaaaaattaacttttaaatgtttaagaaagtaatattatattttctgtcTGTATCACTTTggtattttcaataattttaacgtagattttctgttaatttgaaacaacTCTCTCCCCGGACAATGATGGAATGGAATAACTTTATAAATCGTTAAaagtttcaacaaaatttgggtctaaattaaaaaagtaacttaattagtaattattatctacaaaataaattaataagagaATAAAGatcgaatataaaaaatagatgaAAGTTGAccccattaaaatattttaatgaaattattaaaaataatataatttgcaataatttgtaatttattacaaaaaagatataaaaatagcTGGTTGCGCGTATCAGGGGTCCACTCTAGACGCGCTTTAACTCGTACAGTAGTTAGTGAGTCAGTCCGCGGCTGGATGCCAGACCAAAGACCAATGCGCCTTTTATTCAATATCGGTTAACCTGAGCGCGCAGAGCAAGGAGCCGCACGTTTGCACGTAAATACTCCAATGCATGTGGAAATATCTTAgttattgttgaaaaaaattaaataaaagtaaaacttGTTTGACCAGATAGGACGGCAACGCTGTCAGTGAGCCTTCGGTTCAGCATCATAGCGACGAGGTGGACGAACAACCTGCTTGCGTATCGATTGGCCGGTTTGAAAGTTGCGCAGCGCGCCACACGCTGCTAATGGCTGAGCGTAGTCCCCACCCTGCGTCACGACAAACGCGCAGGGTCTGAGAACTCGTTGGCTGAAGCTGAGCACTGAACGCCCAGCTATAAACACAGCACGGGCGTTGCGAGTGCTCGGCTCGCTTGAAACGAAACTCACATACATTAATTTTGCGTCAAGAAACAGGGGCGATCTCTTGATTGCGGGCCCGTGCAGTACGAGTGCGTGCGACTGAATCGACTGGACTTGTACAGGGTGAAATTGTGCGCGGCCTTTATTTCATCAATCGTGGGAAAAGCGAGAAATTCCAGCGCGGGAGGAGGAGGTGGAGCCTGCTAGACGACTACGCGCTCTTGGCCTTCCTGTGGGAATCAAGCAGGCAGGTGTGTGTCCCGTTCATTACTTTGAGACTTCTTTTGTGTGCCtgtggaatttttctttcgattttaatgcacCCCCCCATTCAATGCTGTATTATAGAGgtcaacattatttttttttcattgtagCGAGCGAACGGCACCTTGGCGTTTGGTGCTATTGACACCCCTCCGAAACGCCGAAGACCACTTTTTATGGATTTCTCCCACTCGCGGGGGGTGTGTGTTGTCTCCTATTTTCGTCTGCTGGGTGCGTGCGTTCGTGAtccatttgtaaatatttgcacGCCTCTTGTTCTTGCGAATAAAGGATTTTGAGCCGTGTCTGCCTCTTGGATAGCGCCCCATTGTTGAAGCGAGTATTGATCGTTTTTTAG is part of the Cloeon dipterum chromosome 1, ieCloDipt1.1, whole genome shotgun sequence genome and harbors:
- the LOC135934839 gene encoding uncharacterized protein LOC135934839 isoform X1, encoding MKPLQKAQNMVIPGQRTHAKRNTKSKKLLTPPSSELQRKGSVGSITYSKTRLLTNNRHLALQLNKKRVEVHRLREANQKLSRSFEASKRAFRNLAEKYNNSVKLLRKVQQMAPKVQQDICKAMSKYEKVFSPVEEFDLENLENFSFLDNLDLTDDITHKPKLRPFCHKRAAVHRVRPMKFGLVLGNPVVSLHRLQAPSDSLGDIEEYSSESENDIQDETAAVEPDPTARCARPGPNRRSSMTTARISPSKKIAELTLSVPVLQPMDSTSATSSKRIRLEQTRPNSTFGGGVGNNSTQLTTPCRVMVEHLSEDHFRLNGSPLLCSQHIGLPMLQSTPSNATHKRRANHSVDERRTERKVTDEELIRAFTPMQVKINLEPLNLDSSLGTHATIQRKRQRKLTPCVSKNFDSSSGAETMKAARTNGSLTTDEDSEKLHLKKKAVKRAKNGSNHLTVKIRANKPFDKKKCSIEQEELELPVTSRNITKRRGKRNAELALNNSSQNNGNSKEIDREDHLHADEEATKQDQISKKTFEPQQPEDSAAFEREDKQIERTQQASKAFATIEKQSAPMQKPRPRKPCPKSKKPSNSDYKKMSARIPVAEMEDKQVDEARCEGGSKDKVPRSMTDHSKPKSNVACPKSKKVQDEKETDDTTNKGSSSDKIITLKSSEEQLMNKPNVRNLKIKKTINLEAKTAIAPVALKEAPISEPHAPMVTAKPKTCKPMPLSKKIQLGIVVSDDLIIDSEMVHSVNNIKQEPNTSSTGDQNDYMKKFYQRLSLEDPLEGTSRQHVYKMTQLPNMEKKRSLRHHNESVSYSESPLTEKSEDDETWYPSKKNFKK
- the LOC135934839 gene encoding uncharacterized protein LOC135934839 isoform X2; this encodes MVIPGQRTHAKRNTKSKKLLTPPSSELQRKGSVGSITYSKTRLLTNNRHLALQLNKKRVEVHRLREANQKLSRSFEASKRAFRNLAEKYNNSVKLLRKVQQMAPKVQQDICKAMSKYEKVFSPVEEFDLENLENFSFLDNLDLTDDITHKPKLRPFCHKRAAVHRVRPMKFGLVLGNPVVSLHRLQAPSDSLGDIEEYSSESENDIQDETAAVEPDPTARCARPGPNRRSSMTTARISPSKKIAELTLSVPVLQPMDSTSATSSKRIRLEQTRPNSTFGGGVGNNSTQLTTPCRVMVEHLSEDHFRLNGSPLLCSQHIGLPMLQSTPSNATHKRRANHSVDERRTERKVTDEELIRAFTPMQVKINLEPLNLDSSLGTHATIQRKRQRKLTPCVSKNFDSSSGAETMKAARTNGSLTTDEDSEKLHLKKKAVKRAKNGSNHLTVKIRANKPFDKKKCSIEQEELELPVTSRNITKRRGKRNAELALNNSSQNNGNSKEIDREDHLHADEEATKQDQISKKTFEPQQPEDSAAFEREDKQIERTQQASKAFATIEKQSAPMQKPRPRKPCPKSKKPSNSDYKKMSARIPVAEMEDKQVDEARCEGGSKDKVPRSMTDHSKPKSNVACPKSKKVQDEKETDDTTNKGSSSDKIITLKSSEEQLMNKPNVRNLKIKKTINLEAKTAIAPVALKEAPISEPHAPMVTAKPKTCKPMPLSKKIQLGIVVSDDLIIDSEMVHSVNNIKQEPNTSSTGDQNDYMKKFYQRLSLEDPLEGTSRQHVYKMTQLPNMEKKRSLRHHNESVSYSESPLTEKSEDDETWYPSKKNFKK